From Actinomyces slackii, a single genomic window includes:
- a CDS encoding peptidoglycan D,D-transpeptidase FtsI family protein, with product MNRQIRQVTVLILALFLSLALSLTSVQGLARPSLWEAASPLGTLTSDSRNIRTVYAEFGTDRGAILAGDLVIAETVESDDNYAYQRQYPGGAAYAPITGYFSTAFASMTAMEKAGNSVLNGDDPSLFSSRVKSLITGGSQRGGSLELTIDPEVQQVAYDALDGREGSVVVMNPSTGAILAMVSTPSYDPNTLASHDNAAASSAWDSLSQDASSPLVNRAIGGNRYPPGSTFKVITTAAAMRAGMVTPETEVAAPDTLTLPGTEHALSNYAGESCGDGTVTFSHAFKESCNTPFAQLAIDLGDKALAQEAAAWGFDSELSIPLKVTPSVYPTNETQAQTAMAGIGQASVQATPLMMAMVASTVANDGDQMTPHLIARTLDPDLNVVQTTSPKRARKPIDKATADSLTDLMIETVQDGTGRTAHVAGVTVAGKTGTSETGSEEGGPTTWFIGFAGTDIDKPDVAVAVVLDGGAQTEDTATGGSLAGPIASKVIDAAVDQ from the coding sequence ATGAACCGTCAGATCCGGCAGGTCACCGTCCTCATCTTGGCGCTCTTCCTGTCCCTGGCCCTGTCCCTGACCTCGGTGCAGGGGCTGGCGCGCCCCTCGCTGTGGGAGGCCGCCTCCCCCCTGGGGACCCTGACCTCGGACTCGCGCAACATCCGCACGGTCTACGCCGAGTTCGGCACCGACCGCGGCGCGATCCTGGCCGGGGACCTGGTCATCGCCGAGACCGTCGAGTCCGATGACAACTACGCCTACCAGCGCCAATACCCCGGCGGGGCGGCCTACGCCCCGATCACCGGCTACTTCTCCACCGCCTTCGCCTCGATGACGGCCATGGAGAAGGCCGGCAACTCGGTGCTCAACGGCGATGACCCCTCCTTGTTCTCCTCGCGGGTCAAGTCCCTCATCACCGGGGGCTCTCAGCGCGGGGGCTCCCTGGAGTTGACCATCGACCCCGAGGTTCAGCAGGTCGCCTATGACGCCCTGGACGGGCGCGAGGGCTCCGTGGTGGTCATGAACCCGTCCACCGGCGCCATTCTGGCCATGGTCTCCACCCCCTCCTACGATCCCAACACCCTGGCCAGCCATGACAATGCCGCGGCCTCCAGCGCCTGGGACTCTCTGAGCCAGGACGCGAGCAGCCCCCTGGTCAACCGGGCGATCGGCGGCAACCGCTACCCGCCCGGCTCGACCTTCAAGGTGATCACCACCGCGGCCGCCATGCGCGCCGGGATGGTCACCCCCGAGACCGAGGTCGCCGCCCCGGACACCCTGACCCTCCCGGGCACGGAGCACGCGCTGAGCAACTACGCCGGCGAGTCCTGCGGCGACGGCACGGTGACCTTCTCCCACGCCTTCAAGGAGTCCTGCAACACGCCCTTCGCCCAGCTGGCCATCGACCTGGGGGACAAGGCCCTGGCCCAGGAGGCCGCCGCCTGGGGCTTCGACTCCGAGCTGTCCATCCCCCTGAAGGTCACGCCCTCGGTCTACCCGACCAATGAGACCCAGGCCCAGACCGCCATGGCGGGCATTGGCCAGGCCTCGGTGCAGGCCACGCCCCTCATGATGGCGATGGTGGCCTCCACCGTGGCCAACGACGGCGACCAGATGACCCCTCACCTGATCGCCCGCACCCTGGACCCCGATCTCAACGTGGTCCAGACCACCTCGCCCAAGCGGGCCCGCAAGCCGATCGACAAGGCCACCGCCGACTCCCTGACCGATCTGATGATCGAGACCGTCCAGGACGGCACCGGGCGCACCGCCCACGTCGCCGGGGTCACGGTGGCCGGCAAGACCGGCACCTCGGAGACCGGCTCGGAGGAGGGCGGCCCCACCACGTGGTTCATCGGCTTCGCGGGCACGGATATCGACAAGCCCGACGTCGCGGTCGCCGTCGTCCTGGACGGCGGGGCCCAGACTGAGGACACGGCCACCGGCGGCTCCCTGGCCGGCCCCATCGCCTCCAAGGTCATTGACGCGGCGGTGGACCAGTGA
- a CDS encoding class E sortase codes for MAGNSPVRHRARARRASRAVRVVNGILTGVGELLITAGLVIALFLVWQLWWTGIDANASAATVATSFQQTQVESPQVEGTRRTDAPPVMDPVGYGETIGMLVVPKWYGVTNNNMPILEGTGHDVLDQAAAGHYTETQQLGENGNFAVAAHRRTYGNSFRRIDMLQEGDEIIVSTASTWYVYTVTSHEIVTPDQVEVLAPVPGQPDAAPTKPMITLTTCHGITTGEWGNDHRWIVHAELSYWMERSEGRPASVLNDPEVN; via the coding sequence ATGGCAGGCAACAGCCCCGTGCGGCACCGCGCCCGTGCTCGGCGCGCCAGCCGCGCCGTGCGCGTCGTCAACGGCATCCTGACCGGTGTGGGCGAGCTGCTCATCACCGCAGGTCTGGTCATCGCGCTCTTCCTGGTCTGGCAGTTGTGGTGGACGGGCATCGACGCCAACGCGTCGGCGGCAACCGTGGCCACCAGCTTCCAGCAGACACAGGTCGAGTCCCCCCAGGTCGAGGGCACCCGTCGCACTGACGCCCCCCCGGTGATGGACCCGGTGGGCTACGGGGAGACCATCGGCATGCTGGTCGTGCCCAAGTGGTACGGCGTGACCAACAACAACATGCCCATCCTCGAGGGCACCGGGCACGATGTCCTGGACCAGGCGGCCGCCGGTCATTACACGGAGACCCAGCAACTCGGCGAGAACGGCAACTTCGCCGTGGCCGCCCACCGGCGCACCTACGGCAACTCGTTCCGCCGCATCGACATGCTCCAGGAGGGCGACGAGATCATCGTCTCGACGGCCTCCACCTGGTACGTGTACACCGTCACCAGCCACGAGATCGTCACCCCCGACCAGGTCGAGGTCCTGGCCCCGGTGCCCGGGCAGCCCGACGCCGCCCCCACCAAGCCGATGATCACCCTGACCACCTGCCACGGCATCACCACCGGCGAATGGGGCAATGACCACCGGTGGATCGTCCACGCAGAGCTCTCCTACTGGATGGAGCGCTCCGAGGGGCGCCCCGCATCCGTTCTCAACGACCCGGAGGTGAACTGA
- a CDS encoding Rossmann-like domain-containing protein, with product MSNPWEIYDALIDSLPGDVLVTAVGQGPRWTRVLNSAGSVGSAWTMDVRSRPPLSQDDPQGRPLRDIASLVRSWNLAEASIGQAAINSWYSSPQAAEDNGFIPTGEGLTWRQVFDPYREMIAGKRVAVIGHFPFAQDALAGAGEYLCLERILQAGDYPDTACEYLLPECDVVFISSASFVNKTAPRLIALSESAHSVLVGPSTPLHPLLFDAGVDTITGYIADPALAAPEAFTELVADNTIGPGHRVHQHRA from the coding sequence ATGAGCAACCCTTGGGAGATCTACGACGCCCTCATCGACTCCCTGCCGGGCGACGTCCTCGTCACCGCGGTGGGTCAGGGGCCGCGCTGGACGCGGGTGCTCAACTCCGCCGGGTCGGTCGGCTCGGCCTGGACCATGGATGTTCGCAGCCGCCCGCCCCTCAGCCAGGACGACCCCCAGGGCCGACCCCTGCGCGACATCGCCTCCCTGGTCCGCTCCTGGAACCTCGCCGAGGCGAGCATCGGCCAGGCGGCGATCAACTCCTGGTACTCCTCGCCCCAGGCCGCTGAGGACAACGGCTTCATCCCCACCGGGGAGGGCCTGACCTGGCGGCAGGTCTTCGACCCCTACCGGGAGATGATCGCCGGCAAGCGGGTGGCCGTCATCGGGCACTTCCCCTTCGCCCAGGATGCTCTGGCCGGCGCCGGAGAGTACCTCTGCCTGGAGCGCATCCTCCAGGCCGGGGACTACCCGGACACCGCCTGCGAGTACCTGCTGCCCGAGTGCGACGTCGTCTTCATCTCCTCAGCCAGCTTCGTCAACAAGACGGCTCCGCGGCTCATCGCCCTGTCCGAATCGGCCCACTCAGTGCTCGTGGGGCCCTCCACGCCCCTGCACCCCCTGCTCTTCGACGCCGGGGTCGACACCATCACCGGGTACATCGCCGATCCGGCACTGGCGGCACCCGAGGCCTTCACCGAGCTGGTCGCCGACAACACCATCGGCCCGGGCCACCGCGTCCACCAGCACCGGGCCTGA
- a CDS encoding serine/threonine-protein kinase encodes MKPAAGLEIQGRYELVERIALGGMGEVWRSRDLRSGRNVAVKILRPELAGDEIFLSRLRAEAANSRGLRHPNLAVTLDSGEKGGTGWIVMELVQGRALSEIIEEKGTLTPAEILPILAQVARALQVVHDSGVVHRDVKPSNILINREGLAKLTDFGISTGLNQRPLTASGMVMGTAQYLAPEQAMGNMATPAGDLYGLGIIAYEALVGSRPFSGATQVDIAFAHVNDDVPALPASIPPAVSDMVMRLLAKKPADRPPTARDVARALDRLVVNLPKDWDPAEPQWAATGRPGRHAAASASAPAGPRPVAPPAAPPRHRVVELAGAERAAAERSGIGEAMSSGAPAGASGEGQSPTPRQGTASQEAAGSDPLSGAPRHASGRSFMGMRLPSMRFFSLNLAVIAVLAGLGTLDPVHPTMTSMVEILVKEVP; translated from the coding sequence GTGAAGCCGGCAGCCGGACTGGAGATCCAGGGGCGCTACGAGCTGGTCGAGCGCATCGCCCTGGGCGGCATGGGTGAGGTGTGGCGCTCCCGCGACCTGCGCTCGGGGCGCAATGTCGCGGTGAAGATCCTGCGCCCCGAGCTGGCCGGTGATGAGATCTTCCTGTCGCGGCTGCGAGCCGAGGCCGCCAACTCCCGGGGCCTGCGCCACCCCAACCTGGCAGTCACCCTCGACTCTGGGGAGAAGGGCGGAACGGGGTGGATCGTCATGGAGCTGGTCCAGGGCCGGGCGCTGTCGGAGATCATCGAGGAGAAGGGGACGCTGACCCCCGCTGAGATCCTGCCGATCCTGGCCCAGGTGGCCCGCGCCCTCCAGGTGGTCCACGACTCCGGCGTCGTCCACCGCGATGTCAAGCCCTCCAATATCCTCATCAACCGCGAGGGCCTGGCCAAGCTCACGGACTTCGGCATCTCCACGGGCCTGAACCAGCGGCCCCTGACGGCCTCGGGCATGGTCATGGGCACGGCCCAGTACCTGGCCCCCGAGCAGGCCATGGGGAATATGGCCACGCCCGCCGGGGACCTGTACGGCCTGGGCATCATCGCCTATGAGGCGCTGGTGGGATCGCGGCCCTTCTCCGGCGCCACCCAGGTGGATATCGCCTTCGCCCATGTCAACGACGATGTCCCCGCCCTGCCCGCCTCCATCCCCCCCGCGGTCAGTGACATGGTGATGCGCCTGCTGGCCAAGAAGCCCGCGGACCGCCCGCCCACGGCGCGGGATGTGGCGCGCGCCCTGGATCGCCTGGTGGTCAACCTGCCCAAGGACTGGGACCCGGCCGAGCCGCAGTGGGCCGCCACCGGCAGGCCGGGCCGGCATGCGGCCGCGTCTGCGTCCGCACCCGCGGGACCGCGGCCGGTGGCCCCTCCGGCCGCGCCGCCTCGTCACCGGGTGGTGGAGCTGGCCGGCGCTGAGCGGGCCGCCGCCGAGCGCTCGGGCATTGGCGAGGCGATGTCGAGCGGTGCTCCGGCTGGAGCGTCCGGGGAGGGGCAGAGCCCCACCCCGCGCCAGGGAACGGCCTCCCAGGAGGCGGCCGGCTCCGATCCTCTCTCCGGCGCCCCCCGGCACGCCTCCGGGCGCAGCTTCATGGGGATGCGCCTGCCCTCCATGAGGTTCTTCTCGTTGAATCTGGCTGTGATCGCGGTCCTGGCGGGCCTGGGTACGCTTGACCCAGTGCACCCGACCATGACCTCAATGGTCGAGATCCTTGTCAAGGAGGTACCGTGA
- a CDS encoding cell division protein CrgA: MALSKTSGKDSSKDSGKDSKKKRTPRPERSGNPAKAAKAREESRAAANRVSRAPKKIKDTASPRWYAPSMVTLMVIGLLWVVITYLFQGRYPIPYFVENHATDWLINGNLYVGFIIMMVGFLGLLRWK, from the coding sequence GTGGCCCTGAGCAAGACGTCCGGTAAGGACTCCAGCAAGGACTCTGGGAAGGACTCGAAGAAGAAGAGGACTCCCCGCCCCGAGCGCTCGGGCAATCCCGCCAAGGCGGCCAAGGCCCGTGAGGAGTCGCGCGCCGCGGCCAACCGCGTCTCGCGCGCGCCCAAGAAGATCAAGGACACCGCCTCGCCTCGCTGGTACGCGCCCTCCATGGTCACCCTCATGGTCATCGGCCTGCTGTGGGTGGTCATCACCTACCTCTTCCAGGGCCGCTACCCGATCCCCTACTTCGTGGAGAACCACGCCACGGACTGGCTGATCAACGGCAATCTCTACGTGGGCTTCATCATCATGATGGTCGGCTTCCTGGGCCTGCTGCGCTGGAAGTAG
- a CDS encoding aldo/keto reductase has product MDASPAPVIALTNGTGGAQLSIPQLGFGTYKIPDDQAQEAVTTALSVGYRHIDTAQMYGNEAGVGRAIATCGLARDDLFITSKLNNPNHRRDDALRSFDESMRALGLDVLDLFLVHWPLADSPGIDLAETWSTMIEILESGRVRAIGVSNHQPEHLRRIIEATGVTPAVNQIELHPRLIQSELRELHAELGIVTESWSPLGRGRMLEVPDVVEMAEQMGVSPAQVIIRWHLQHGLVVIPKSTHRERMSCNAEVLGFELSAEQMAALDALDRGERTGSHPDRVQV; this is encoded by the coding sequence ATGGACGCCTCGCCCGCACCCGTCATCGCTCTGACCAACGGCACCGGCGGTGCCCAGCTGAGCATCCCTCAGCTCGGATTCGGCACCTACAAGATCCCTGACGACCAGGCCCAGGAGGCCGTGACCACCGCCTTGAGCGTGGGCTACCGCCATATCGACACCGCGCAGATGTACGGCAACGAGGCCGGGGTCGGCCGGGCGATCGCCACCTGCGGCCTGGCGCGCGACGACCTGTTCATCACCTCCAAGCTCAACAACCCCAACCACCGGCGCGATGACGCCCTGCGCTCCTTCGACGAGTCGATGCGGGCCCTGGGCCTGGATGTCCTGGACCTCTTCCTCGTGCACTGGCCCCTGGCGGACTCACCCGGCATCGACCTGGCGGAGACCTGGTCCACCATGATCGAGATCCTGGAGTCCGGGCGCGTGCGCGCCATCGGGGTGTCCAACCACCAGCCCGAGCACCTGCGCAGGATCATCGAGGCAACGGGCGTGACACCCGCGGTCAACCAGATCGAGCTCCACCCCCGACTGATCCAGTCCGAGCTTCGGGAGCTGCATGCCGAGCTGGGGATCGTCACGGAGTCCTGGTCACCGCTGGGCCGGGGCCGGATGCTGGAGGTGCCCGACGTCGTCGAGATGGCTGAGCAGATGGGGGTCAGCCCCGCCCAGGTGATCATCCGCTGGCACCTGCAGCACGGGCTGGTCGTCATCCCCAAGTCCACCCATCGTGAGCGCATGTCCTGCAATGCCGAGGTTCTCGGCTTCGAGTTGAGCGCCGAGCAGATGGCTGCCCTGGATGCGCTGGACCGCGGTGAGCGCACCGGCTCCCACCCCGACCGCGTCCAGGTCTGA
- a CDS encoding peptidylprolyl isomerase produces MEATLHTTLGDIRLELYPEQAPETVSNFVGLATGEKAWTDPRSGEESHEPLYDNVIFHRVIPGFMIQGGDPLGTGTGGPGYVFDDEIDPSLSFAAPYVLAMANAGRRLGKGTNGSQFFITTAPTEWLQGKHTIFGAVTDAGSRQVVDAISAVATDPRDRPLEDVVITSVTVSQ; encoded by the coding sequence ATGGAAGCGACACTTCACACCACCCTGGGCGACATCCGTCTGGAGCTGTACCCCGAGCAGGCCCCCGAGACCGTCTCCAACTTCGTGGGCCTCGCCACCGGCGAGAAGGCATGGACCGACCCGCGCAGTGGAGAGGAGTCCCATGAGCCCCTCTACGACAATGTCATCTTCCACCGGGTCATCCCCGGATTCATGATCCAGGGCGGCGACCCCCTGGGCACCGGCACCGGGGGCCCCGGCTACGTCTTCGACGACGAGATCGACCCCTCGCTGAGCTTCGCCGCCCCCTACGTCCTGGCCATGGCCAACGCCGGGCGGCGACTGGGCAAGGGGACCAACGGCTCCCAGTTCTTCATCACCACCGCCCCCACCGAGTGGCTTCAGGGCAAGCACACGATCTTCGGCGCGGTCACCGATGCGGGCTCCCGGCAGGTCGTCGACGCGATCTCCGCGGTGGCCACCGACCCCCGCGACCGCCCCCTGGAGGACGTCGTCATCACCTCGGTGACCGTCTCCCAGTGA
- a CDS encoding VOC family protein — translation MQLIIPHFWMQGTADEAIAFYTEAFAAIGKHSEVTHRSTYPTEGLLDFQRPMAGKTLAATLTIDGFDLGLINAGAEFRPTPCLNIMVTMDPAVMEDAPAAVDRLWAALVEGGEVRMELGAYPFSQRYGWVEDRFGINWQLILTDPEGEPRPFLMPSLLFGPDSRGARQAVDHYLSFFPEARLGRRELYPDNEDLVLFSDFQLGGQWLTAMDSSFPLPFDFTPGSSLMVCASTQEDIDYYWEHLSTVPEAERCGWCQDAFGLSWQVTPAAAELANLGPEQYQALMGMTKIDLAALRR, via the coding sequence ATGCAACTCATCATTCCGCACTTCTGGATGCAGGGCACGGCCGATGAGGCCATCGCCTTCTACACCGAGGCCTTCGCGGCCATCGGCAAGCACTCTGAGGTCACGCACCGCTCGACCTACCCCACTGAGGGCCTGCTGGACTTCCAGCGGCCGATGGCCGGCAAGACCCTGGCGGCCACGCTGACCATTGACGGATTCGACCTGGGGCTGATCAATGCCGGGGCCGAGTTCCGCCCGACTCCGTGCCTCAACATCATGGTCACCATGGATCCGGCCGTCATGGAGGACGCCCCGGCGGCCGTGGATCGGCTCTGGGCCGCGCTGGTCGAGGGCGGCGAGGTGCGCATGGAGCTGGGCGCCTACCCCTTCTCCCAGCGCTACGGATGGGTGGAGGACCGGTTCGGGATCAACTGGCAGCTGATCCTCACCGACCCGGAGGGAGAGCCCCGCCCCTTCCTCATGCCCAGTCTGCTCTTCGGCCCGGATTCGCGCGGCGCGCGCCAGGCCGTTGACCACTACCTGAGCTTCTTCCCCGAGGCGCGCCTGGGAAGGCGCGAGCTCTACCCGGACAATGAGGACCTGGTCCTGTTCTCCGACTTCCAGCTGGGCGGTCAGTGGCTGACGGCGATGGACTCCAGCTTCCCGCTCCCCTTCGACTTCACCCCGGGCTCATCCCTCATGGTCTGCGCCTCCACCCAGGAGGACATCGACTACTACTGGGAGCACCTGTCCACGGTTCCCGAGGCTGAGCGCTGCGGCTGGTGCCAGGACGCCTTCGGGCTGAGTTGGCAGGTCACCCCTGCGGCGGCCGAGCTGGCCAACCTCGGCCCCGAGCAGTACCAGGCACTGATGGGCATGACCAAGATCGACCTGGCGGCCCTTCGTCGCTGA
- a CDS encoding rhomboid family intramembrane serine protease, with translation MTQSLPDAPTCPRHPGTVAYVSCQRCDRPVCPACQVPSAVGVHCVDCARAASSRRRGARTVLGATPGQGSLVSTTLIGLCLVTYGAQFVIPSLTTQLGFAPVVAVVEPWRFLTTAFLHGGIMHLAFNMWALWVLGGSLEPLLGRWRFTSLYLLSALGGSTAIYWLASPGTDAWWTVTVGASGAVFGLFATMFIIQRRFGRDTSQIVVLLVINAAISVMGANISWQGHLGGLLAGGALAAVFAWAPRGRRTQVGLAGTVGLAVALVGLIALRAALV, from the coding sequence ATGACCCAGTCATTGCCGGATGCGCCGACCTGCCCCCGCCACCCCGGCACCGTCGCCTATGTCAGCTGCCAGCGCTGCGACAGGCCCGTGTGCCCCGCCTGCCAGGTTCCCAGCGCGGTGGGCGTGCACTGCGTGGACTGCGCCCGCGCGGCCTCATCGAGGCGCCGCGGTGCGCGCACGGTCCTGGGGGCCACGCCGGGGCAGGGCTCCCTGGTCTCCACCACGCTCATCGGCCTGTGCCTGGTGACCTACGGCGCCCAGTTCGTCATCCCGAGCCTGACCACGCAGCTGGGCTTCGCCCCGGTGGTGGCCGTCGTCGAGCCCTGGCGCTTCCTGACCACCGCCTTCCTGCACGGCGGGATCATGCACCTGGCCTTCAACATGTGGGCCCTGTGGGTGCTGGGCGGGAGCCTGGAGCCCCTGCTGGGGCGGTGGCGCTTCACCTCCCTCTACCTGCTGTCGGCCCTGGGCGGCTCGACGGCGATCTACTGGCTGGCCTCGCCGGGCACCGATGCCTGGTGGACGGTGACCGTGGGGGCCTCCGGTGCCGTCTTCGGCCTGTTCGCCACCATGTTCATCATTCAGCGGCGATTCGGCCGGGACACCTCGCAGATCGTGGTGCTGCTGGTCATCAATGCCGCGATCTCCGTGATGGGAGCCAATATCTCGTGGCAGGGGCACCTGGGCGGGCTCCTGGCCGGAGGCGCCCTGGCCGCGGTCTTCGCCTGGGCCCCCCGTGGGCGGCGCACCCAGGTGGGCCTGGCCGGGACGGTGGGCCTGGCCGTGGCGCTGGTGGGGCTGATCGCCCTGCGGGCCGCCCTGGTGTGA
- the pknB gene encoding Stk1 family PASTA domain-containing Ser/Thr kinase, which translates to MTGQFPQVLAGRYEIRDLIGRGGMAEVHLGYDTRLSRWVAIKLLRSDIAGDPTFQARFRREAQSAAALNHPAVVAVYDSGEEELAQPSGAHRLVPYIVMEYVEGHSVRELLSEGEAVPIAEAVEIVSGVLDALEYSHRAGIVHRDIKPGNIMLTSTGAVKVMDFGIARAIEDSASTVTQTHTVVGTAQYLSPEQARGENVDARSDLYSTGCLLYELLTGQPPFQGDSAVAIAYQHVREIPKRPSALAADVPESLDRVILKSLAKNRDDRYQDASHMRTELMAAARGMAVAAPAADSWNEATSVIAPAAAATAAQPAEAAAASEEEEPPKKRTWLWVLAAILLIGAAALAGMWTAGALGGSPAPTPTPSAAAVVIPDVKNMSEAEAKKAIEDLGLVYARAETDVANDEVAIDHAVESNPAANSKVPAGSTVTVTFSGGSAMINDIPDVAGKSQTEARQILEDAGLTVGNSTSEDHPTVPKDHVIRTDPSKGPVQRGSSVSLVLSTGETTVPDLLGMTQEEARQALSDAGLSVGNVTYEESSDYPEGQVARHSPNKGGQVDQGSEVDIVISSGSKATASPTPQPSGGASASQQAQVTVPDVTGKSLSDAVAALQSAGLEVESEGDQVPSDSVPEGNVISSSPGAGSQVAPGSKVRLTVSSGPNN; encoded by the coding sequence GTGACCGGTCAGTTCCCCCAGGTCCTCGCGGGCCGCTACGAGATCCGCGACCTGATCGGGCGAGGCGGCATGGCCGAGGTGCACCTCGGATACGACACACGGCTCTCGCGCTGGGTGGCGATCAAGCTGCTGCGCTCCGACATCGCCGGAGACCCCACCTTCCAGGCCCGCTTCCGCCGGGAGGCCCAGTCGGCCGCGGCCCTCAATCACCCCGCCGTCGTGGCCGTCTACGACTCCGGCGAGGAGGAGCTGGCCCAGCCCTCGGGCGCCCATCGCCTGGTGCCCTACATCGTCATGGAGTACGTCGAGGGCCACTCGGTGCGCGAGCTGCTCAGCGAGGGGGAGGCCGTCCCCATCGCCGAGGCCGTCGAGATCGTCTCGGGCGTGCTCGACGCCCTGGAGTACTCCCACCGCGCCGGGATCGTTCACCGCGACATCAAGCCCGGGAACATCATGCTGACCTCCACCGGCGCGGTGAAGGTCATGGACTTCGGCATCGCCCGCGCCATCGAGGACTCGGCATCCACGGTCACCCAGACCCACACCGTGGTGGGCACGGCCCAGTACCTGTCCCCGGAGCAGGCGCGCGGGGAGAACGTCGACGCCCGCTCCGACCTGTACTCCACGGGCTGCCTGCTCTACGAGCTCCTCACCGGCCAGCCTCCCTTCCAGGGGGACTCGGCGGTGGCGATCGCCTACCAGCATGTGCGCGAGATCCCCAAGCGCCCCTCGGCCCTGGCCGCGGATGTGCCCGAGTCACTGGACCGGGTGATCCTCAAGTCCCTGGCCAAGAACAGGGACGATCGCTATCAGGATGCCTCCCACATGCGCACCGAGCTCATGGCCGCCGCGCGCGGCATGGCGGTGGCAGCGCCTGCTGCGGACTCCTGGAATGAGGCGACCTCCGTCATCGCCCCGGCGGCGGCGGCCACTGCGGCGCAGCCGGCTGAGGCCGCCGCGGCGAGTGAGGAGGAGGAGCCGCCCAAGAAGCGCACCTGGCTGTGGGTGCTGGCGGCGATCCTGCTCATCGGCGCCGCGGCCCTGGCGGGCATGTGGACGGCCGGCGCCCTGGGCGGCAGCCCCGCCCCCACTCCCACCCCCTCGGCGGCGGCCGTGGTGATCCCCGACGTCAAGAACATGTCCGAGGCCGAGGCGAAGAAGGCCATTGAGGACCTGGGCCTGGTCTACGCCCGGGCGGAGACCGACGTCGCCAATGACGAGGTCGCCATCGACCATGCGGTGGAGTCGAATCCCGCCGCGAACTCCAAGGTACCGGCGGGCTCCACGGTGACGGTCACCTTCTCCGGCGGCTCGGCGATGATCAACGACATTCCGGACGTGGCCGGCAAGAGTCAGACCGAGGCCCGCCAGATCCTGGAGGATGCCGGCCTGACGGTGGGCAACTCCACCAGCGAGGACCATCCCACGGTCCCCAAGGACCACGTCATCCGCACCGACCCCTCCAAGGGCCCGGTGCAGCGCGGCTCATCAGTCTCCCTGGTGCTGTCCACCGGTGAGACCACGGTGCCCGACCTGCTGGGCATGACCCAGGAGGAGGCCCGCCAGGCGCTCTCCGACGCGGGACTGAGCGTGGGCAACGTGACCTACGAGGAGTCCTCCGACTACCCCGAGGGCCAGGTCGCCCGGCACAGCCCCAACAAGGGCGGCCAGGTCGACCAGGGCAGCGAGGTCGATATCGTCATCTCCTCGGGCTCCAAGGCCACGGCCTCTCCCACGCCTCAGCCCTCGGGCGGCGCATCGGCGTCGCAGCAGGCGCAGGTCACCGTCCCCGATGTCACGGGCAAGTCCCTGTCGGATGCTGTCGCCGCCCTGCAGTCCGCGGGGCTCGAGGTCGAGTCGGAGGGCGACCAGGTGCCCTCGGACTCGGTTCCTGAGGGCAACGTCATCAGCTCCAGCCCGGGAGCGGGCTCCCAGGTGGCTCCCGGCTCCAAGGTGCGCCTGACGGTCTCCAGCGGCCCGAACAACTGA